The following are encoded together in the candidate division KSB1 bacterium genome:
- a CDS encoding TraR/DksA C4-type zinc finger protein — MTKEDLAYFKQLLEEKQREILEELGYIKDVTENSSEEKFGEDTTYSTHMADHGTDEQEREKRFYHASRENKFLMYIEEALQRIENGTYGICISCGKEIPKERLEAVPHTQKCVPCKLAEKQE; from the coding sequence ATGACAAAAGAAGATCTGGCCTACTTTAAACAGCTTCTCGAAGAGAAGCAGCGGGAAATTCTCGAAGAGTTAGGCTATATCAAAGATGTTACAGAAAATAGTTCCGAAGAGAAATTTGGCGAAGACACCACCTATTCAACCCACATGGCCGATCATGGCACCGATGAGCAGGAGCGGGAAAAACGGTTCTATCATGCTTCACGAGAAAATAAGTTCCTCATGTACATCGAAGAAGCTTTGCAACGCATCGAGAATGGGACGTATGGCATTTGTATCTCATGCGGAAAGGAGATCCCAAAAGAACGACTCGAGGCCGTTCCCCACACACAAAAATGTGTGCCCTGTAAATTAGCCGAGAAGCAGGAATAA